Genomic segment of Apium graveolens cultivar Ventura chromosome 7, ASM990537v1, whole genome shotgun sequence:
CCATCTAAAGGTGTCTTCTCAGTGGCAATTAGTTTTGTTGTGTTTGCTGACTAATTTAACTAATAGACTCACTTTAACTGTAAACTTCCCAATACATTATTACATCGGATGCGGAATAAAATCACAACAAACTATAACCTGCCATGTACATCAAAACACTTTTTAAATTTGCAGAAAGAAAAGCCAAAGCCTATTGTTGCCATGTACAACAAACTATAACTTGCCATGATCACAAACTTAATTTCCTATTCAATTATAATGTGCACGCCTTGCCGTAACCTTAGCAACAAGTGGATTAGCCATCTCACATGATAGCTTTAATGTCTCTGACAAATCAACACCTGAATCGGAAGTGGGACCCCACTTGAACTCGTGTAAAAGCGAAGCCACCCAAAAGGTTACCGTGGTCAAGCCAAGTGCTTTTCCAGGGCATGCCCTCCTACCCGATCCGAATGGCGCTAGCCTCAAGTCGGACCCCATCACTGAGAACTCTAGCTCAGGACCCTCATTCAAGAACCTCTCAGGCTTGAAACTAAGTGGGTCCTCCCATATAAGGGGATCCCTTGTGATGGCCCACATGTTTACCATAGCTGTAGTCCCTGCGGGAACATGATGTCCATCCACCGTGGTGTCGGTGATTGCTAGCCGAGCCCATGAGAGAAGTGGGCCAGGAGGGTGGAGCCTTAGCACCTCCTTCAGAACCGCTGGCAGATACACCATGGAAGAAATATCAGACTCCAGCACCGCACGAGACATCCCAACTATTCTGTCAAGTTCTTCATGGACCCTTGATTGTACATCTCCATGAACCACCATCCGCGCTAGCACCCACTCGATCAACACTGCCACCGTATCAGTTCCTCTAAATATCATTTCCTGTACACATTAATATAACAGTTAGCATTTTCAAAGCTGCTGTCTGAAAGACAAATACGATAAAGATGCATGtgataaatttataatttagtCTTTTTCTGAACGGTGGCATGCATGATTTCAATATTGATAAACTGCATTTTTCCAAAAAAAGTGACATGATATGTTGGCATGCCGACAAGAATCAGAAATGGCCCAGCCTAACTGTAAACTAAAAATGATTACATCGAAAAATATGTCTGCCTACCAATAAAAACGCTTACCCATAGTACTGCAACCATATCCGAGTCTGACAATTTTTCAGGACCTTGTAGAGAAAGAAGAACATCAACAAAATCACACTTAAGTTTGTCAGAATTCTGTTGATGTTTGGACATAATCTGGCTGACAAAGTGGTTGACCTGAGGTACGAGGTTGGAGCACCTGGCCCGAATACCTTGCAGGTCCAACTCAAACAACCAAGGAAGGTGGTCAGACCAGTTGAGCATTCCCAAAAGATCATAACCTTCATCAACAAGCTTCCTTAGCTCTTCAGCTTCTGAATCAAGTCCGTATGTTCGTCCAAAAACAGAGGCCATCATATTACTAAGCGATGCTTTTCTCAATCCCTCTCGAATATTTTTAACATTTTCTGGCTGGCCTTTAAACATTTCAACCATCTGATGAGCAATATCAAACCTTTGAGCTTCAAAGGCTTTGATTTGCTTAGGACAGAACAGATGTGTAGAAGCTATTCTCCTTAGTGTTGTCCAGTAAACTCCATAAGGAGCGAAACCAATTGCTCTGTTGAACATCAAACTATAAGCTGATTCCTTGACTGGACGATCAGTAAACACACAATTGTTTAAAATTTGTTTGGCTACGCTTGGGTTAGACGCAATAATTACTCTAGTTTCGCCAAGACTCAAAGCCATGAGCCTGGTTGCTCCACAAACTTTAGCCATAGCAGCTAGTTTGTGGTGGGCTAAACCAGTCATTAAACACATGCTTCCGATGATCGGAAAGCCTCTTGGACCGGGTATTACAAGTCTGGAAGATAAAGAGGACGGATTATTATTAGTGTTATTTCTCTTTTTCATTCTTTCATGTTTTCCCCAGGCAGGACCACCCGGGTGAGCCCAGTAAATAAGGCTCACAATAAACCAAGCTAGAGCAGAAGCTAATACAGAGAGCAGGAAAATATTGATGCTTGTATAGGATTTATATTTAGCAGCCAAAGCAAAAACCCAGAGGCTCTCCGTGTTGGTCCTCATGGGTTTTCGATAGTAAAAAAAAAAAGTATTAATATGATAACAAAGAGTAATGTGTATATGGAAATCTGCTTGAGGATGTGATAGATATTGGAAGGTTTTGAGCAAAGAATGAAGAAGAGGTGTTCTGTTATTTATAGAGCTCCAGAAGAAGCAAAATAACCAATATATAGTTTACATAAATGTAAATTGTAATTACTTGCTGCGGAACGGTGAATCTATATGTCATTTTGTATGCTAGTCAGAAAGATTTTGGCAGAGTACTACAACTACCTTACTGGTAAATTACTGGGGGCAGGTGTATTCTTTTAATAATTTACAAACAGCTAGTATTCATAGCTATTGGATCTAGTAAAAGATACGGGACGTTTATATTGTTAAAAAGAATATATAAGCACCTCTAAATAATAAAGAATTACCAAAATACCCCGTGTCCCATAAAATAAAATTTCTGGATTCGTCATTCTAGAATATTACTCAGTTATTAACTATTACTGTAAGTCATGGGGGAAGGGGCTGAACGGGTGGTTGGGATCTGAGTCAAATAAGCAATGATTCTGTAATTGAGGAATAACATATAGAGAGGAGTAGTAAATTAAGGTTAGTTTTAGATGTGTGTCGGGGGGCCAAGTAGAAATATATGTTGAGTCAATATTTTTATGAGGTCATGCTGCTCTGTAATGTCGGCACATGGCTGATCGACATGCAGCTAGGATTTACTTAATTTGTGAAATGCAATGTTGTTAAAACCATGTAAATCAATTATCCTGATG
This window contains:
- the LOC141670388 gene encoding cytochrome P450 78A9-like, whose product is MRTNTESLWVFALAAKYKSYTSINIFLLSVLASALAWFIVSLIYWAHPGGPAWGKHERMKKRNNTNNNPSSLSSRLVIPGPRGFPIIGSMCLMTGLAHHKLAAMAKVCGATRLMALSLGETRVIIASNPSVAKQILNNCVFTDRPVKESAYSLMFNRAIGFAPYGVYWTTLRRIASTHLFCPKQIKAFEAQRFDIAHQMVEMFKGQPENVKNIREGLRKASLSNMMASVFGRTYGLDSEAEELRKLVDEGYDLLGMLNWSDHLPWLFELDLQGIRARCSNLVPQVNHFVSQIMSKHQQNSDKLKCDFVDVLLSLQGPEKLSDSDMVAVLWEMIFRGTDTVAVLIEWVLARMVVHGDVQSRVHEELDRIVGMSRAVLESDISSMVYLPAVLKEVLRLHPPGPLLSWARLAITDTTVDGHHVPAGTTAMVNMWAITRDPLIWEDPLSFKPERFLNEGPELEFSVMGSDLRLAPFGSGRRACPGKALGLTTVTFWVASLLHEFKWGPTSDSGVDLSETLKLSCEMANPLVAKVTARRAHYN